TGGCTGGCACGGGTTCTTCGACGTCCGCAGCGATGGCGGCTTCGAGGTGTTCTTTGCAGATGCTGATGAAATCTTCCTCGGGTAGGGACAGCGTTTTATGCGCGGGAGAGAACACACCCCAGGTGCGCTGTGGCGCTGGAGTCGAGATGGTGTGCGAAGTTAGCTCACCGGCTTCGATTTCCTCACGTGCTACCCATCGGGGGATGATGCCCACGCCCATGTCGAGCTTGGTCATCTCCTTGATTGCCTCCATGTTGCCGAGGGTCAGCGGCTGATGGTGCTGGATGACGTGTTCGTTGAAGTGACGGGTGACCAGGCGTTTGGTTTCACTCTTGGCCGAGTAGGTGATCAAGCGGACATCGGAGAGCTCCTTGCGCATGGTAGGCTCTTGCTCGGTCCACGCGTGCTCGACACTGGTGATGAAGCAAAGCTCATCGTCGGCGAGCGGGGTGAAGTGGAATTTCTGATCGGGTAGCGACTGCTGAATGCCTACGCCGATATCGACCTGACCATCTTTGATCATTTTCAGAATCT
This window of the Oceaniferula flava genome carries:
- a CDS encoding LysR family transcriptional regulator, which encodes MNLPDIRQLNIFIALEETRSFTAAARLCFITQSAVSHSIKALEKQLDCPLIERMGKRIILTPYGEVFLHHSKRVVAELESGLSKLEKLKQWGYTSIHVGVPDSICQIVLPAALKAFYEKHPRCEVSVSIGDTTEILKMIKDGQVDIGVGIQQSLPDQKFHFTPLADDELCFITSVEHAWTEQEPTMRKELSDVRLITYSAKSETKRLVTRHFNEHVIQHHQPLTLGNMEAIKEMTKLDMGVGIIPRWVAREEIEAGELTSHTISTPAPQRTWGVFSPAHKTLSLPEEDFISICKEHLEAAIAADVEEPVPAS